A genomic window from Synechococcus sp. WH 8016 includes:
- a CDS encoding cupin domain-containing protein — MRASTKKFSSLSRHIGKKGLGMSANLSTTFLRNKAIKNLFISLSFIFTTSILWPSFANSDDGHSASHGVKVEVLANSTKMWNGSVLPSYPKGQPNIKILRIQVPSGVTLPWHYHPVINAAVILQGTLELKLKDGTRKTYQQGDALIEVVNTIHEGKALGATDVDLIVFYAGEKDVPTTVLIDPQNNQ, encoded by the coding sequence ATGCGGGCCAGTACAAAAAAATTCTCTAGCCTATCGAGACATATTGGCAAAAAAGGATTAGGGATGAGCGCGAACCTATCAACAACATTCTTACGAAACAAGGCCATCAAAAATCTTTTCATTTCCTTATCTTTCATCTTTACAACATCAATCTTGTGGCCATCATTCGCGAATAGCGATGACGGGCACTCAGCAAGCCATGGAGTCAAGGTTGAGGTGTTAGCAAACTCCACTAAAATGTGGAATGGCAGCGTGCTACCCAGCTATCCCAAGGGACAGCCCAATATCAAAATACTTCGGATCCAAGTGCCAAGTGGCGTGACATTACCTTGGCACTACCATCCTGTGATCAATGCCGCCGTCATTCTCCAGGGAACACTAGAACTCAAATTAAAAGATGGCACCAGAAAGACTTACCAACAAGGCGATGCTCTCATAGAAGTTGTCAACACGATTCACGAAGGTAAAGCATTAGGAGCAACCGATGTAGATCTGATTGTATTTTATGCGGGAGAGAAAGATGTGCCAACCACAGTTCTCATCGATCCCCAGAACAATCAGTAG